GCTCCTTCTCCTCACAGTGCTCACATCAGAAAGGCTGAAGAGGATAGGGAACAGAAGAGCCTTTAATTATGCTTGGTATGGCAGACCACACTCTTTCAGTTCTAAAAGGAAGCTCCAGACAGTTGGGGAATGAAACTGAAATTACTGGTTTGCACAGCTGTATGTTATCAATTTGTGTTAATCCAAGATAAACTGGTTTAATATAAGACTTACCATTTTTCAACAGAGCTGCCTCATTCTCCAAGTCATTTATTTCAGTCTtgactttctttttaatatgaaGCTCTCTATTACTTGTTAGTCCATATTCATTGTTGAACTCTGTTATTTCTCTGGTAAAATTATCTTCCTCTTcagaaatttttctctttgcgtctgcctggaaaaatgaaagggaagaCAATGTTCaggtgaaaaaaatcaaagtcttTGTTAAGCTAGGCAGACTGAAACACACTGTTGTTTTTTATCCTTAAATTTGTAGTaggaaagtaaataaataaattttaaaaatctagaagtaaagaaaatatttactttttgttaTAGGAGCATGAAAATAGGCTACAGCTCTATCATTATGCctgttattttaaacatttccttttcctgcaaaaATGAAGGGTCTGTTTTTGATAaccaagcatttaaaaaatcactacATTATGTTATAGACTTGAACCAGCAGATTTTCAGTTCAACTCTCATATTGAAATTAGAAAATTCTGTTTACAGTTACTAGCATAGTATAGCAACTCCTTTTCTCTAGCTTGTTATTAAACTAAATAAAAGTGTTGTTTAACCCTCTGCAGAATGCAGATGTACTTTAACTCCCTTTACAACTACCAAGAATGCTATTGTTGATAGAAAATCACAATTCAAttttctggtaaaaaaaatattcaaaagagTAAGGTTATATTAAATTTCTTCTAAGAAGTCTTAATTGATTGCTGaattaaataaaggaaaaaaagaaaagataactTATATATCAAACTTCACACATATACTGGGAATACTTTGGGTGGTGCAGAACTATGACTAAAGTTAGAAAGATATCTGCCTAAAGATTTAGGTTTAATACTGGTGATTTGTACTGAATGCTTGAAATTTAGCTCTGCTGGTTTAAAGGGCAAATATATATACAGAAACACTGCTCCACTGCTCCTCTGTGGCATTTATTCATATGTACAGATCCAAGAAGCCTCAACAAAGTAAGAGGAAGGCAATATTCAGGTTAGTATAGTGGGAGAACTGGAAAACTTGTAAGTAGCTACCTTTGAAGAGGTGGTGAGGTGTGTCTGGCACCAAAGAGATTGTGTGCTATGTCAGGATTGCTAAACTGTCCACATTTGCTAAAATGTGGTGTGGGCCTCCCTGGGGTTTTCCTTTGAtccttttcaatattttttactGTGGATGAGGCAATCCAATTTAAGGTGAGGCTTCCGTAGCTtacttttccaaaggaaataatCTGTCAGAATTGGAGTTCACTCATACAACAGCAAATATTAGAAAATGAAGTCAAGAATATAAAATCAACTTTGGAGATAAAATGCAGCCTACACTACCAGATCATAGTTTAAATGAAATGTGAGACTTTATCTAAGTTTACATTGTTACATAtactaatataaaaaaaaattaaaattttctgattaaaactagcttttccagattttcaaattttaaagcTGATTGCTCTTGTACAATAGAAAAGAGCTGTGTGAATATCACAGCTGGAAACATACCATGATTTTAAGAAGACTGGTTCTTTGATTAATAAgttcagctttttgtttttctaagctGTCTTCATGTTTCTTCAGAATTTCTACATTTAACTGCTTTACAGACAGATGCTGAaccttccaaaagaaaaaaaaaaattgtaaagttATTGTTTAATTGTTTAATATACTCTGAAATTGTACACAAGGATCTTGGTCCAGTTTAAAAAGAGTTGGCACAGCTGCTGGACTAACAAAAGCGtaacagctcttttttttttcctctataaaCTTTCAGTACACTGCTAAGATTTTGAAAAGTCTCCTTTCTTTGCAAGACTCATTAAGTGTTGCTCCATCATTATAAAttggcattttaaaatctgctaggtttagaagaaattttttccaggaaaaatattGACCACATGGGATCCTTTAGCCAACATAATTCACTGTCCTCCATGTCACTGTGTAAAGCTCATCATGAATCAAATAAGACAATAATATCAAAATAATATCAGGGGGGCAGGGGTCCAGcatcctggttttggctgaatGGCTGTACATGTCATCCACTCTGCAATGCTGCTATGGAATATGAAAAGGTAAGCAGGATATTTGCCTGAGCACAATTTCTGGAATTTTTAGCTGAGGGAGGGTAATGGGAATTAGCTCACTGGTTATTGACAGTTTGATCATAAACCCCCCAAGCCCTAAACCTCAATTTTGCACCTAGGtttatttagcattttattaattttagcCATTAGTTTATCTGATAGGAGGGTATGCTGTTCAACcactgcattttcaaaatttgcTGAAGGCTTCTCATTTTTCTAGCACATCTATTGTATCATCATCTAACCAAAGTGCAAATATGTGGTGGGATAAACTATAACAATAACAAATAGGAAACAGATAAGTGTTGTAGAGTCTTAAAGGAGGAGAATCATTTATTTGATGGAGTGTCAAGTTCTCTTGATTCAGAGCAATGAATAGGGAAAGCAAAGTTAAGATTTGCCCACAGAGAGTAAAGGCTCAGGGTAAGTATCAGGAATTAAATTGAACAGTCAGGCTGATTCAagagtgtttgtgtgtgtagaaacagaaaagacCAAATAAGAATGGTATTACAGtggtaaaaatgaaaatattttgaagttaaATAATGCACATGATTGTGGAGAGGGCACAGATGAAGTGCCTCTGATCAAAATAGGAGGATAGTGGAATGAAATACCCAAAGACTGCAATATGTGAGTTGGAAAGGAAAGGGCTAGATTTTTCCTCATCCCTGATATGTCCAGCATGCTAAGTTTGCAGgtcagaatttattttacatattaatTCAAAGAAAGTAGTGGTCTTACATCACTGTTTGTAATCCTGTATGTAACTAGCTTCAGAGTAGTTTCTTCAAGTTGCCAAAATTCATCTATGCATTTGCaaccaatttttttaaaaagtcattgagctacaaacagaaaaatgctaTAATTTGGGTTCAATTACATGCTACCTGGTTTTacagaagagagggaaaaattgCACTTCCTAGGACTCTTTGATTGACCACAGGCAGTGGCTGTGAAATAGATGTCAAAAAACTTCTGAACTCAGTCTCATCATCTTGGTCAGGCATCAGGTGCTGAGCATGCACGTGGTTGGATATGTGTGCTGGTAAAGAACTGCAGTTATTTGGTGTGGGATAAATTGAACAGAATTAGCTGAACAGCATTATTTAATACTATTTGAATTACATGAACTATTAGCAGTAAAGCTAATTCCTgtagtgaaaaataaattactttaaataatGTCAACATCTATATAATCTTTAACCCTAAATACAGTCTgattgaaatgtatttttctattcCACTACTTTTCTGTATAATTTCCTATCTATAAATGAATCAACATCAGACTAGGCAAGCAAGTAGAATGTATTTTCATGGACATCAGTGAGAATATCATTAATACTGGTCAGTAAAGCacataaaatttaattagaTGTAGTTCGTCAGCTCTTCCCATTAGTCATTTACAATAATGGCTCTGCTCTCAGAACCTTCTGTACCTACCACATAAACCTTGATTATAAATCACAATGCATCAATAACCAATTAGCAGAATAAACATAAAATTGTGATGTTCATAAATAAACTTATGAGTAGGACTACTGGGGACTTCACCTAACAAGCAACATCCAGATATAATCTGTGTTGGATAAATAAGTTACTATTTTAAAGCACCTTTGGGCTCTGAGATTGTGGCATGTATAAATGTGAGTGTCTGAGTAACTGCCTGCATGATTATAGTCTCAATTTGCAAGcagtaaatatttgtaaatgaGCTCTATTCTGATCCCTTCTCAGCAATGTcgagatatatatatatatagtccattatatatatatatatatatatatatataaaaatatatatatataatatatatataatatatatatattatatagtcCATTACAAAAGGCAGAAGAGACTGTTTTAGGAAGGACAGAAGTCATCctccaaacatttattttcacaacTAGATGAGGCAATCTCCCAAAGGTTCTTGGAAGCTGTTTATTTAAATGGCAGGATCCAACAGCTCTGACTTCAAAGGAGGCTCCACATGCTTTCCTGTTGTAAACATACATTCTGTCAGCAGAGATACTTAAGAGCACAGGGGAGGGTATTTAGACTTAATTTTCAGGCACAagcaaatagatttttaaataattcgCAACCACAGGTGTTGTTGATGAAAAGCTCTGCAAAACCGGTGGCTTAATCTGAAAATACATCTGCAGTTTGATTAAATGGAAAGAGTAATAAAACCACTAAAAAGACTCAGAAACTTTCCTCTATCTTTGGCCTCCCTAGGAAAACACTTAGGGCTTGTAAGCCTTAACTGTAAGCTCACAGAAAGAGCTTCAGTATATGACTTAAGAGCCTGTGAAATAAATGTAAGGAATGTTTCcatatattttctgtgaaaggCCGTTAATAAATGGCATTGGGCAACCAAGGGATGGTTTCTGCACACTGGAGGAAAGTGCTGTTACAAGTTGCAGGACTGTTGAAATGGGGTCTGGCCTCAAAAGTCAGCATGCCCTGAACAcagccagggccagccccaAGGGTGAGATCTGTGGGAGGAAGGATGTTGACGGACacatttttaattcagaaaggCACAGTGCAGGTTTCCTCCACGCTGTGCTACTCAGCAGGTGAAGCACTTCCTCGAAAGTGCTTATTCCTGAAAGAATAGGTTGTATATTTGTAAACACAAAGTATTTCATTATTATGTACACTATAAATATGCCTGCTCACCTTGGTTTCTAAGTTAATTTTTGCAGCACTCAGCTCTTCTTTTATTTGGTTAATTTTTTCATAACTTCTATTTATGTCGCATTTAGCTGCAAGACAACAAAAAACTGTAAAAGTATGTGCTCAGTTTGTAGATGTTACATCCTTACAGAAACGTGCTGGTGGCAAGAACCAGCCATGCTGGCTCTGCCAAGCTTTCCCTGGCACGAATCCCCTCAGGACACCTCTGAGGGACTCGTCCTCTGGGAATGGGGAGGCCCCTCAGGATGGCGCCCATGGGGCTGACCTTGTTGGATGAAGCTCCTCTTCTCCCTCGCCTGCTTCTCCGTGAACTGAATTTGCTGGAACAAAGCGTTCAGGTTCATTCCTGGCTTCTCGTGGGGCTCTGTGGGCCGAGCTCTCTGTGAGGGCTCTGGGAAggtccccacagctctgccctcaggCCTGGCCTCGGCCTCCCTGGGCTTGGGACAGAGGTCTGGGGACACGGCTGAGGGaacacagggacagagaggaGGTGAGGGTTTGCCACCCTTTTTGCAGAAAGGGTGGCAAGAGCAAACCTCAAGCAGAGGGAAATGTGGGTGACTGGGTGGGGGAGCCCacatggaaaacagggaatgggaacacacaggcagggaagcagcacGGTACGAGCAGAAGATGTTTGGTAAGGAAAAAGACAGATGGCACTGAATCATGTCAAACATGGGCACATCTGTCAAGCTGGTTCTGACTCAGGATCTGGGGGGTTTTAGTCAAACAACTCTGACTTTTTTAATTCTCTAGGACCATGTGCTCCATACTGATTTTCTGTCATTCAGAAGCTGTTTTTTCTCTACCGCTTCCTTTTTCGATGGAGTGACCACTGTTCTTTCTAAATGTTACATCTGCTCAGATTTACTTATCTTTTGAAGACTGATGTCTAACCTGAGAAATCAAGGAAATAGGCTAAAAACTGCTGTCACACAGGAGAACATGGTCAGGTTGACTCTATGGAACTTACAGTGATTAGACTCATGACCATGAGTGTAAAATGGGCAGTGTTTCTGTTCCAGTTAgtcccagcaagcaaagatcACAACACAGCCCATTTTATGCTCTTCTGGAGCATAATTGTGTAAAAATTTACAATGCTCTGAGTTCCTGCAAAGTTCTGGATTTTACATTACTGGATGGTACACCTGGAAATGTAAGCAGCTGGCTGAAAATATAATTCACATTACAGGGTTTGCTTTTACATCTTGGGAAGGATTGACTACATTCCCTGCGGAGAATAACTATGTGAAGTTTGCCTATTTGCTTTGAGGCAGAAAAAGCCTGGAGGAATGAAACTATAGATTTCCAGCCtttttaacactgaaaaatattagGAATATTGACAGTCTTGTGTTATAGTTTTCCTCAGAGGAGATACTGTCTTAGCATAGACTGCAGCAGCAAAGTTCAGAAATTAGAAAATCTTTGACCATCAAAATCCAAAACAATATACATGAGAGTACAAATGTATCATTAATGAAAAACCTGTTCTAAGTTAGCAGAATGCAACAGAATTCTGGAAAAATCTTACAGCATTTACTGCTTAAAAGGCACCATGTTACAGCTGGTAGTGTGTTAGAAAATgatgttttttaaaggaaagacaTTTCTCTAAGAAAGAAAACGTGGGTTCTGATGAAATTTAAAACCCTGAAACTAGCACATTATGTTGCAggaaatgcaattatttttttaaaatggcacAAAGTGCAACTGAGGGGGAAGAGTTCACCAAAGTGAATTtagaaaatgtttcagaagtGAAGCTTCCTACCCAAAGGCCAAAGGAATAGCAGATGAGTCAAACGGGAACATTTGGTGATTGAGACAGTGATTTGTTACACAGGTCTGATGAGTGAAAAGTCATTTTACAAAATTCAAGAAAATGAACTGCTCTATCAGTGGatcaaggagaaaataaaatgaaaagctttcttTGAAGTTTTTGAGACTTGACTGCTTTTGTGTTTGAAGCTGAGAAGGCTGCTGTAGGCTGGGATAGAGTTCAGTGTCACTTATTAAAGGAACTACTGTGTTTTGTGGAGGGTGCTTCAGCGCCTCTAATtatggcagaggagctgctctcccCAGAAAGAGGAGTCTGACTCCAACTGCACTTCTCACTGTCTGAGAATGACCATTCAGCACGATTAACAGCTCTCTAAGagtttccttcagaaaaaaatatcagtggGACAAGTATTTGACATTAAGCTTCACAGCTTTTGACTCCTGCAGCTATTTGCCATGTGCTTGATTTTTATATGGTAAATTACTCACAGTAATAACTCCAGACTATGTAAATTTAACCACACGTGAAACATACACCAGTAGTTTCAGAATCAGGATCAAGTCGCGGATCAAAGGTGTGCTGGCTCCCATGGAAAAGGCACGAACCTGAATGTTTCAGGATAAAAGTAAAATGTGCATTACCTTCACTCAACTCCCAACTTCTGCAAAGCTTAAGATCTTTGGTAGAACACTAGCTGCTAGAAAGGTGACTTTAATTTCATTCTGTGGGTCATATCAGTACGTCCTAATCTTAATCTATATCTGTATCTTAATCACTGTGCTGTAATCAGGTCATGTCTTTTTAGTGTTCTTCAAAATTACTAATTGCCCTTTGTAATCAGGCTGCTGTGCTAACAGTAAAGTTTCTTCTATGAGTTTTTTCTCTAGTTTGtgtaggaagaagaaaagaaagattttgctCATAATTTCAAGACCCTATAAAAAAATTGTTCCTCTAACTTATTTCTAAATTATATACATTCAGGTTGTCTCATAAATTGTTTTtctaaaagccaaaaaaaataGAGGCAAAAAGTAAAGAAGGGGCAGGGTGAAAGTTAGATGATGCAATATGGTCTTCACCATAAGAAATGCATGATAAGAACTAGAAATTGTAGGATTATAGTTACAAATAAATTTTGTCTTTTGGTCTTAGGCACTGTTAGTGTTATTTTTTCTATATACAAATTACACTGCTTACTTTTGAATGGTTTTATTTATAGCAAACCTTCTTACTCTGGGTCTTCCTTTGCTCTTGGTGGTCTTTGTATTTGACAACTACTTTTGTCTACCTCACATGAAGGAATAAAGTCAAATTGTTCAGTGGCAGAAATTCACAGCTGTCATTTTGCATTCAGTGCTGAAGTGCTATTCCTTTACAGGAAATAGcctatatatatgtgtgtgtatgttaaaaacaaaaatgtatatGAGAGTGCTCCAACCACTTGGAATGTAATGCTGAGCAGCAATTCCATTGGAGAGAAACCACAAACAGTGAGAAACCTAGTAATTATCATAAACCAACATTAAAAAATCACAgacttattaaaaattaattttataatgcCACTTTCTAAACAGTAAGGCTTTAACTCTATTATTTAAAACTTCATTGAAGTTGTTAAAATACAGCAAGCAGTGTAACTTGGTGACATCAAATAAAGTGTTTTCAATGCAAATCAAGaacattttttgtgctggttCTCCTGCTCTTGCTGGCCACTTAACTACCTCAACTACTTCTAAAAACCTACAGCAGGACAACAGAAAAGGGAACactaaaatgcagaaataaccTATAATTTATGGCCTATCTCAAATTTCCTGAGGAACTTGGGCTAAGAACAGCCTAGTTTTTCTCCCTGGAAGAGTGAGAGCAAACTGCTGACCCACAGGCTGGAAGCTCTCCATTTCTAGTAGAGTGCTCAGCAAGGCACTACTGAATGGACaccctgttttctccttgtaACAGGAGGGAAATGGACTACAAAAttaatggaataaaatataaaatgatgGGAAACTGAGAAATAAATCCCTGGAAAATTATATGGAAACAAGTATcatgagaaatgaaaatatttctcttttccccaaatccttatttgctttttcaggtaaaaaaaaactgtgagttACTGAAAAGCTCtgtgtatttattaaaaaatattaagcagTAACTTTGTACTCCCCCATTACAGGCCTGGCTGCAATGGAGAATTCGTGATACCCTTTTCCACTGTGGTAGGAATGTAAACAACTTCACAACAGATGTTCTTTATAAGGACAAAGCCTGCTATTTGCATTGTGATATCTCTGTTTGAGTCTAACATCCAAGATTTTGTTTAATTCCATCTGGAAAGGCTTCACTGGATCCCTTCAGCTTACTAAAGCAAAGATTATTCTTTTATGGGTTTAAATGtaagttttctattttctttggtCAGAGAACACACCACCTGCTTTCTTTGCTGATTGGTAACTGTGCTGTTATACAGGCATCCTACATTGTTCCTCTGCTGTGGTTTAGAGTCTTAAATACATTTCAGTTGTTTCTTTTACTGGGTCAGGGAGTCTATCCTAAAACT
This region of Vidua macroura isolate BioBank_ID:100142 chromosome 8, ASM2450914v1, whole genome shotgun sequence genomic DNA includes:
- the CCDC172 gene encoding coiled-coil domain-containing protein 172 isoform X1; amino-acid sequence: MNLNALFQQIQFTEKQAREKRSFIQQAKCDINRSYEKINQIKEELSAAKINLETKVQHLSVKQLNVEILKKHEDSLEKQKAELINQRTSLLKIMADAKRKISEEEDNFTREITEFNNEYGLTSNRELHIKKKVKTEINDLENEAALLKNEMESMEHKNVQLNALQLQKNELKQDLFTLQSELKDLEKVIREAERVTKDLEAEKIQVTEKPQTDPECLRLKKELEKCKDDSWESVCETLQTEIEILQMNLSQKKSSGK
- the CCDC172 gene encoding coiled-coil domain-containing protein 172 isoform X2, whose translation is MNLNALFQQIQFTEKQAREKRSFIQQAKCDINRSYEKINQIKEELSAAKINLETKADAKRKISEEEDNFTREITEFNNEYGLTSNRELHIKKKVKTEINDLENEAALLKNEMESMEHKNVQLNALQLQKNELKQDLFTLQSELKDLEKVIREAERVTKDLEAEKIQVTEKPQTDPECLRLKKELEKCKDDSWESVCETLQTEIEILQMNLSQKKSSGK